GGTGCGGACTGTGCCCGGCCGGCACGCGCACGAGCCTCACATCGGGCATGACCTTCACCGCGGCCTCGGCCAGTGACACGGGCAGCACCGTGTCGTGCTCGCCCCAGAAGAGCAGGGTGGGTTGCTTCACTTCGCCCAACCGCGCGAAGCGGTGGAACACGCCGCCCGTGAGTGGCACCAGCGCGTTGAAGGCACGCGTAGCTTCGGGCCTCCCTCCAGGCATCGTCAGTAGCTCATAGGCCAGCGCCATCAACCGCCGGTTCACCGGCGTGTCCGGCAGCGGTGCGATGCGCCCGAAGAGCTTCGGTCCCAGCACTCGCGCCACCCGCTCCGGGCCCGCGCGGAAGAAGAGGCGCGCATCCAGCCCCATCTCCGGGCCCAGCCCCATCGCGTCCACCAGCGCCAGCCGCTCCACCGGCACGCGGCCCCGCAGCGCCAGCTCCAGTGACACC
This is a stretch of genomic DNA from Archangium violaceum. It encodes these proteins:
- a CDS encoding alpha/beta fold hydrolase, translating into MWFPLLPELAREHRVLAVDLPGFGCSSVPQGPLRTAEDGLRYFVEPVEEVLSTLALGPVTMVGHSLGGLVSLELALRGRVPVERLALVDAMGLGPEMGLDARLFFRAGPERVARVLGPKLFGRIAPLPDTPVNRRLMALAYELLTMPGGRPEATRAFNALVPLTGGVFHRFARLGEVKQPTLLFWGEHDTVLPVSLAEAAVKVMPDVRLVRVPAGHSPHLEQMDGSCSADWFR